In one Pseudarthrobacter oxydans genomic region, the following are encoded:
- a CDS encoding LysR family transcriptional regulator gives MVNPVHLKTLLEVTRLGSFAAAAATLGYTASAVSQQMSALERDTGVVLFQRSARRVVPTEAAVVMTRHAAKVLTDIEALMAAASRTQDSASQELRLGIFPSLATYVLPRILKNPSWKNLGIDLKVSVAEPGQTIQGLRTGGDLDLAVVFQVGQTGFAWPNTINRQWIGDDDFRVVLPAGWGFRSDAKVAADHLSEMPWIMHHPGTSDAMVIERLFAGCNLHPRVVAHSDDFHASLEMAAAGLGAALVPELALRNKPAGVVVLDVPEIRLARNVFALLINERKTARVQLFVDLLAETLAGMRTAVN, from the coding sequence GTGGTAAACCCGGTACACCTGAAGACCCTCCTGGAGGTCACCCGGCTCGGTTCATTCGCAGCCGCAGCGGCAACCCTGGGCTACACGGCCTCGGCCGTCTCCCAGCAGATGTCCGCCCTGGAACGCGACACCGGCGTCGTCCTGTTCCAGCGCTCGGCGCGCCGCGTGGTGCCCACGGAAGCCGCCGTCGTCATGACCCGCCACGCTGCCAAGGTCCTCACGGACATTGAAGCCCTGATGGCCGCTGCTTCCAGGACGCAGGATTCAGCCAGCCAGGAACTAAGGCTGGGGATCTTTCCCAGCCTGGCCACCTATGTCCTGCCACGGATCCTGAAGAACCCGTCGTGGAAGAACCTGGGCATCGACCTGAAGGTGTCCGTGGCTGAACCCGGGCAGACCATCCAGGGGCTGCGCACCGGCGGTGACCTGGACCTCGCCGTTGTGTTCCAGGTGGGCCAGACCGGTTTTGCGTGGCCGAACACGATCAACCGGCAATGGATCGGCGACGACGACTTCCGGGTGGTGCTGCCCGCCGGATGGGGCTTCCGCTCCGATGCCAAGGTGGCGGCTGACCATCTCTCCGAGATGCCGTGGATCATGCACCACCCGGGCACCAGCGACGCCATGGTGATTGAGCGACTGTTCGCCGGCTGCAACCTGCATCCGCGGGTGGTGGCGCACAGTGACGATTTCCACGCGAGCCTGGAGATGGCCGCCGCGGGGCTGGGCGCGGCTTTGGTGCCGGAACTCGCGCTGCGGAACAAGCCGGCGGGCGTGGTGGTGCTGGACGTTCCCGAAATCCGGCTGGCCCGGAACGTCTTTGCGCTCCTGATCAATGAGCGGAAGACCGCCCGGGTCCAGCTGTTCGTCGACCTCCTGGCCGAGACGCTCGCCGGGATGCGCACCGCGGTGAATTAG
- the metE gene encoding 5-methyltetrahydropteroyltriglutamate--homocysteine S-methyltransferase yields the protein MTDINNATTPFPAASLLGYPRIGRRRELKKAVEAYWAGKIDAAALDTAAKDIQLSIARRLQELGLTEAAAVPGTFSYYDQVLDTTAHLGAVPARFGKLLNAEGQLDIDGYFTLARGNKEQQPLEMTKWFDTNYHYLVPEIGPETGFSLASTAKVDEFAFALANGIETRPYIVGPVTYLLLSKASDGAPAGFAPLSRLEDILPVYVQLLEKLAAAGASWVQLDEPALVVDQDTPAVEIEAAVARAYEVLTAAANRPQILVSTPYGSLDGQLGTLAATNIDALHIDVFKGAVPSAAALAGLGSKTLVAGVVDGHNIWRNDLAASAAKLDALKGAAGKVTVSTSTSTQHVPHDVAEETQLSEQLRSWLAFSDQKAVEVRTLASYLADPASAKAAIDEATAVIASRATAAGVRRDDVRARTEALTAADFNRSEYSVREAAQEEALHLPPLPTTTIGSFPQTSEIRSARARNNKGDLTNEQYEQLMKDEIKRVVELQEELGYDVLVHGEPERNDMVQYFAENLEGFDVTVHGWVQSYGSRCTRPSILWGDVTRSAPITVAWAEYAQSLTNKPMKGMLTGPVTILAWSFVRDDQPLGETANQVGLALRDEIADLEAAGIKVIQVDEPALRELLPLRKADHAAYLDWSVNSFRLSTAGAADATQIHTHLCYSEFGAIIDAIDGLDADVTSIEAARSRMEVVHDLESHGFGRGVGPGVYDIHSPRVPGEGEVTELLATAVKHVPSRQLWVNPDCGLKTRGYAETEESLRNLVKATQAVRAGLLESAK from the coding sequence ATGACTGACATCAACAACGCCACCACGCCCTTTCCCGCTGCTTCCCTGCTGGGATACCCCCGCATCGGCCGCCGCCGCGAACTCAAGAAAGCCGTCGAGGCCTACTGGGCCGGCAAGATCGACGCCGCCGCCCTGGACACCGCCGCCAAGGACATCCAGCTGTCCATCGCCAGGCGCCTGCAGGAACTCGGCCTCACGGAAGCCGCAGCCGTACCGGGCACCTTCTCCTACTACGACCAAGTCCTGGACACCACTGCCCACCTCGGCGCCGTGCCTGCCCGCTTCGGCAAGCTGCTCAACGCCGAGGGACAGCTGGACATCGACGGCTACTTCACCCTTGCCCGCGGCAACAAGGAACAGCAGCCGCTGGAAATGACCAAGTGGTTCGACACCAACTACCACTACCTGGTGCCGGAAATCGGCCCGGAGACCGGGTTCAGCCTGGCCTCCACCGCGAAGGTTGACGAGTTCGCCTTCGCCCTGGCCAACGGCATCGAAACCCGCCCGTACATCGTTGGCCCGGTCACGTACCTGCTGCTGTCCAAGGCTTCCGACGGCGCCCCGGCCGGTTTCGCGCCGCTGTCCCGCCTCGAGGACATCCTGCCCGTCTACGTCCAGCTGCTCGAGAAGCTCGCCGCCGCCGGCGCCAGCTGGGTCCAGCTGGACGAACCCGCACTCGTCGTTGACCAGGACACCCCGGCCGTCGAAATCGAAGCAGCCGTGGCCCGCGCCTACGAGGTCCTCACCGCTGCAGCGAACCGCCCGCAGATCCTCGTCTCCACCCCGTACGGTTCGCTCGACGGCCAGCTCGGCACCCTCGCAGCCACCAACATCGACGCCCTGCACATTGACGTCTTCAAGGGCGCCGTTCCTTCCGCCGCGGCACTCGCCGGGCTGGGCAGCAAGACCCTGGTTGCCGGCGTCGTTGACGGCCACAACATCTGGCGCAACGACCTCGCCGCTTCGGCTGCCAAGCTGGACGCCCTGAAGGGAGCTGCAGGCAAGGTCACTGTCTCCACCTCCACTTCCACGCAGCACGTGCCGCATGACGTTGCCGAGGAGACGCAGCTCTCCGAACAGCTGCGCAGCTGGCTGGCGTTCTCCGACCAGAAGGCGGTTGAGGTCAGGACCCTCGCGTCATACCTGGCCGACCCCGCTTCCGCGAAGGCCGCCATTGACGAGGCAACAGCAGTGATTGCTTCCCGCGCCACCGCCGCAGGGGTCCGTCGCGACGACGTCCGCGCCCGCACGGAAGCACTGACCGCCGCCGACTTCAACCGCTCCGAGTACTCGGTCCGCGAAGCCGCCCAGGAAGAGGCCCTGCACCTGCCGCCGCTGCCGACCACCACCATCGGCTCGTTCCCGCAGACCTCCGAAATCCGCTCGGCCCGCGCCCGCAACAACAAGGGCGACCTCACCAACGAGCAGTACGAGCAGCTCATGAAGGACGAGATCAAGCGCGTTGTGGAGTTGCAGGAAGAGCTCGGCTACGACGTCCTGGTGCACGGGGAGCCCGAGCGCAACGACATGGTCCAGTACTTCGCAGAGAACCTCGAAGGCTTCGACGTCACGGTCCACGGCTGGGTCCAGTCCTACGGCTCCCGCTGCACCCGTCCGTCCATCCTCTGGGGCGACGTCACCCGCAGCGCCCCCATCACGGTGGCCTGGGCCGAGTACGCGCAGTCCCTGACCAACAAGCCGATGAAGGGCATGCTCACCGGTCCGGTCACCATTCTCGCCTGGTCCTTCGTCCGCGATGACCAGCCGCTGGGCGAGACCGCCAACCAGGTTGGCCTGGCGCTTCGCGACGAGATCGCTGACCTCGAAGCAGCCGGCATCAAGGTCATCCAGGTGGACGAGCCCGCCCTGCGCGAACTCCTCCCGCTGCGCAAGGCAGACCACGCAGCGTACCTGGACTGGTCCGTGAACTCGTTCCGCCTCTCCACCGCGGGGGCTGCCGACGCCACCCAGATCCACACCCACCTGTGCTACTCCGAATTCGGCGCCATCATCGACGCCATCGACGGACTGGACGCCGACGTGACCTCCATTGAGGCCGCCCGTTCACGCATGGAGGTTGTCCACGACCTCGAGTCCCACGGCTTCGGCCGCGGCGTGGGTCCGGGCGTCTACGACATCCACTCGCCGCGCGTGCCGGGTGAGGGTGAAGTCACCGAGCTGCTGGCCACCGCCGTCAAGCACGTTCCGTCCCGCCAGCTGTGGGTCAACCCGGACTGCGGCCTGAAGACCCGGGGCTACGCCGAGACCGAAGAGTCCCTGCGCAACCTGGTCAAGGCAACCCAGGCAGTCCGCGCCGGCCTGCTGGAGTCAGCGAAGTAA
- the nrdI gene encoding class Ib ribonucleoside-diphosphate reductase assembly flavoprotein NrdI: MAQRVASSGPVPAVVTENQLIYFSSASENTSRFVSKLGRDAARIPLLAKDAPLLATRPFVLVVPTYGGTGGEGSVPKQVIRFLNNPQNRQLLRGVIGAGNTNFGDNYCMAGDIIAAKCQVPHLYRFELMGTPEDVTRVNQGLDTFWTRLSQTQK; this comes from the coding sequence GTGGCTCAGCGCGTGGCATCTTCAGGGCCGGTCCCGGCGGTTGTTACGGAGAACCAGCTTATCTATTTCTCCTCGGCGTCCGAGAACACCAGCCGCTTTGTCTCCAAGCTTGGCCGCGACGCGGCCCGGATTCCGCTCCTGGCCAAGGACGCACCCCTGCTCGCCACCCGGCCGTTCGTGCTGGTGGTGCCCACCTACGGCGGCACCGGGGGAGAAGGTTCCGTTCCCAAGCAGGTCATCCGGTTCCTGAACAACCCGCAGAACAGGCAACTGCTGCGCGGGGTCATCGGTGCCGGCAACACAAACTTCGGGGATAACTACTGCATGGCGGGGGACATCATCGCCGCCAAATGCCAGGTACCCCACCTCTATAGATTCGAACTTATGGGAACGCCGGAAGACGTCACCCGGGTCAACCAAGGATTGGATACGTTTTGGACACGACTGTCGCAGACACAGAAGTAA
- a CDS encoding class I SAM-dependent methyltransferase, whose protein sequence is MTMTDDNQATAAYVGGKAAGTAADKAGLMAAGDAAGKAPAHSPAAWTAAGVPASPATIDPDLWPEVAQPPSGAKAAVAGKAAGLLFKGAVKRLPLRVEYPDGTVLGTGGPDAPVMTMMRPEAFEARIGDNGLIGLGESFMAGDWEASDLAGVLEVFAASVDTLIPTPLQKLRSLYLPRTPRQERNAEQNTRSNISRHYDLSNDLFSNFLDTTMSYSAALFPSDAGPLASVGWEALAEAQQAKIDRLLDKAGVGAGTRLLEIGTGWGELALRAAARGATVYSVTLSSEQQALAQERIAAAGYADSVTVALQDYRAVEGEYDAVVSVEMIEAVGYEYWPIYFQTIDRVLAPGGKVAIQAITMPHGRMLATRNAYTWVHKYIFPGGFLPSVRAIEGVTQQHTSLRVRERMGMGDHYAATLRLWEERFLERSREVGELGFDAVFQRMWLFYLCYSRAGFQSGYLDVQQIVLDRREALL, encoded by the coding sequence ATGACAATGACGGACGACAACCAAGCAACTGCGGCCTATGTCGGAGGCAAGGCAGCAGGCACAGCCGCCGATAAGGCTGGACTCATGGCAGCAGGCGACGCTGCCGGCAAGGCCCCCGCGCACTCTCCCGCAGCCTGGACCGCGGCCGGCGTGCCGGCGTCGCCCGCCACCATCGATCCGGACCTGTGGCCGGAAGTGGCCCAGCCGCCGTCGGGCGCCAAGGCTGCCGTGGCCGGCAAAGCCGCCGGCCTCCTGTTCAAAGGAGCCGTGAAGCGGCTGCCGCTGCGGGTGGAGTACCCCGACGGTACTGTGCTCGGCACCGGCGGTCCGGACGCGCCGGTCATGACCATGATGCGGCCGGAGGCGTTCGAAGCCAGGATCGGCGACAACGGCCTGATCGGGCTGGGCGAATCCTTTATGGCCGGAGACTGGGAAGCCAGCGACCTGGCGGGCGTCCTCGAGGTGTTCGCGGCGTCGGTGGACACGCTCATTCCCACTCCGCTGCAGAAGCTGCGCTCGCTGTACCTGCCGCGCACGCCACGGCAGGAACGGAACGCCGAGCAGAATACGCGCAGCAACATCTCGCGGCACTACGACCTGTCCAACGACCTGTTCTCCAACTTCCTGGACACCACCATGAGCTACTCGGCGGCACTGTTTCCGTCCGACGCCGGGCCGCTCGCCTCGGTTGGCTGGGAGGCGCTGGCCGAAGCCCAGCAGGCAAAGATCGACAGGCTGCTGGACAAGGCCGGCGTCGGAGCCGGGACCAGGCTCCTGGAAATCGGCACCGGCTGGGGTGAATTGGCGCTTCGGGCAGCAGCCCGCGGCGCCACCGTCTACTCCGTGACCCTGTCCAGCGAACAGCAGGCGCTGGCGCAGGAACGGATCGCGGCGGCCGGCTACGCGGACAGCGTGACCGTGGCCCTCCAGGACTACCGTGCGGTGGAGGGCGAGTACGACGCCGTCGTGTCCGTAGAGATGATCGAGGCGGTGGGCTACGAGTACTGGCCCATCTACTTCCAGACCATCGACCGGGTGCTGGCCCCCGGCGGCAAGGTGGCCATCCAGGCGATCACCATGCCGCACGGCCGCATGCTCGCAACCCGCAACGCGTACACGTGGGTGCACAAGTACATCTTCCCGGGCGGGTTCCTGCCGTCCGTGCGTGCCATCGAGGGCGTGACGCAGCAGCACACCTCGCTGCGCGTGCGGGAGCGGATGGGCATGGGGGACCACTACGCCGCTACCCTGCGGTTGTGGGAGGAACGATTCCTGGAGCGGTCCCGCGAGGTGGGGGAGTTGGGCTTCGACGCCGTGTTCCAGCGGATGTGGCTGTTCTACCTCTGCTACTCGCGGGCGGGATTCCAGTCCGGCTACCTGGACGTGCAGCAAATTGTGCTGGACCGCCGGGAGGCGCTGCTCTAG
- the nrdE gene encoding class 1b ribonucleoside-diphosphate reductase subunit alpha — protein MPAAYKGLGYHELNAMLNLYGPSGEIQFEADREAAHQYFLQHVNNNTVFFHDLEEKLDYLVKNQYYERETLDQYTMNFIRELFNRAYKKKFRFETFLGAFKFYTSYTLKTFDGKRFLERYEDRVCMVALHLARGNEQLALQMVDEIIEGRFQPATPTFLNAGKKQRGELVSCFLLRIEDNMESIGRSINSALQLSKRGGGVAFALTNIREVGAPIKQIENQSSGVIPVMKLLEDSFSYANQLGARQGAGAVYLHAHHPDIYRFLDTKRENADEKIRIKTLSLGVVIPDITFELAKRDEDMYLFSPYDVERVYGMPFSDVSVTEKYYEMVDDSRIKKTKIKAREFFQTLAEIQFESGYPYIMFEDTVNRENPIDGKIIMSNLCSEILQVSQPTTYNDDLSYADTGKDISCNLGSLNIAKTMDSPDFGLTIETAIRSLSAVSDMSNITSVPSIAKGNDQSHAIGLGQMNLHGYLARERVHYGSEEGLDFTNIYFYSVVYHAIRASNLLAIETGQTFGGFEKSKYASGEFFDKYTEQEWVPQTEKVRELFKNVHIPTQEDWRALKASVMEHGIYNQNLQAVPPTGSISYINNSTSSIHPVASKIEIRKEGKLGRVYYPAPYLTNDNLEYYQDAYEIGYEKVIDTYAAATQHVDQGLSLTLFFKDTATTRDINKAQIYAWKKGIKTIYYIRLRQLALEGTEVEGCVSCML, from the coding sequence ATGCCCGCCGCCTACAAGGGCCTGGGCTACCACGAGCTGAACGCCATGCTGAACCTGTACGGTCCCAGCGGCGAGATCCAGTTCGAGGCCGACCGCGAGGCCGCCCACCAGTACTTCCTGCAGCACGTAAACAACAACACCGTGTTCTTCCACGACCTGGAAGAGAAGCTCGACTACCTGGTGAAGAACCAGTACTACGAGCGCGAGACGCTGGACCAGTACACGATGAACTTCATCCGTGAACTGTTCAATCGTGCCTACAAGAAGAAGTTCCGCTTCGAGACGTTCCTGGGCGCCTTCAAGTTCTACACGTCCTACACACTCAAGACGTTCGACGGCAAGCGCTTCCTGGAGCGCTACGAGGACCGCGTCTGCATGGTCGCCCTGCACCTGGCCCGCGGCAACGAGCAGCTTGCCCTCCAGATGGTGGACGAGATCATCGAGGGCCGCTTCCAGCCGGCCACCCCCACGTTCCTGAACGCGGGCAAGAAGCAGCGCGGCGAGCTGGTCTCCTGCTTCCTGCTCCGCATCGAAGACAACATGGAGTCGATCGGACGGTCCATCAACTCCGCGCTGCAGCTCTCCAAGCGCGGCGGCGGCGTGGCATTCGCGCTGACCAACATCCGCGAAGTCGGCGCCCCGATCAAGCAGATCGAGAACCAGTCCTCCGGCGTCATCCCCGTGATGAAGCTCCTCGAAGACAGCTTCTCCTACGCCAACCAGCTCGGTGCCCGCCAGGGCGCGGGAGCTGTGTACCTGCACGCGCACCACCCGGACATCTACCGCTTCCTGGACACCAAGCGCGAGAACGCGGACGAGAAGATCCGCATCAAGACCCTCTCCCTCGGCGTCGTCATCCCGGACATCACGTTCGAGCTGGCCAAGCGGGACGAGGACATGTACCTGTTCTCGCCGTACGACGTGGAGCGCGTCTACGGCATGCCGTTCTCCGACGTCTCGGTCACCGAGAAGTACTACGAGATGGTGGACGACTCCCGGATCAAGAAGACCAAGATCAAGGCCCGCGAGTTCTTCCAGACCCTCGCCGAGATCCAGTTCGAGTCCGGCTACCCGTACATCATGTTCGAGGACACCGTGAACCGGGAGAACCCGATCGACGGCAAGATCATCATGTCCAACCTGTGCTCTGAGATCCTCCAGGTTTCCCAGCCCACCACGTACAACGATGACCTGTCCTACGCGGACACCGGCAAGGACATTTCCTGCAACCTGGGCTCGCTGAACATTGCCAAGACCATGGACTCGCCGGACTTCGGCCTGACCATCGAGACGGCCATCCGCTCGCTCTCGGCCGTGTCCGACATGTCCAACATCACCTCGGTGCCGTCCATCGCCAAGGGCAATGACCAGAGCCACGCCATCGGCCTGGGCCAGATGAACCTGCACGGCTACCTGGCCCGTGAGCGGGTCCACTACGGTTCCGAAGAGGGCCTGGACTTCACCAACATCTACTTCTACTCGGTGGTGTACCACGCCATCCGCGCCTCCAACCTGCTGGCCATTGAGACCGGCCAGACGTTCGGCGGCTTCGAGAAGTCCAAGTATGCCTCCGGCGAGTTCTTCGACAAGTACACGGAGCAGGAATGGGTGCCGCAGACCGAGAAGGTCCGTGAGCTCTTCAAGAACGTGCACATCCCCACGCAGGAAGACTGGCGCGCGCTGAAGGCTTCGGTCATGGAGCACGGCATCTACAACCAGAACCTGCAGGCCGTGCCGCCTACCGGCTCGATCTCTTACATCAACAACTCCACCTCCTCGATCCACCCGGTGGCGTCCAAGATCGAGATCCGTAAGGAAGGCAAGCTGGGCCGCGTCTACTACCCGGCGCCGTACCTCACCAACGACAACCTGGAGTACTACCAGGACGCGTACGAGATCGGCTACGAGAAGGTCATCGACACCTACGCCGCCGCCACCCAGCACGTGGACCAGGGCCTGTCCCTGACGCTGTTCTTCAAGGACACCGCCACCACGCGCGACATCAACAAGGCCCAGATCTACGCCTGGAAAAAGGGCATCAAGACCATCTACTACATCCGTCTCCGCCAGCTCGCGCTGGAAGGGACTGAGGTTGAGGGCTGCGTTTCCTGCATGCTTTAG
- a CDS encoding FAD-dependent oxidoreductase, translating into MSPNPAVSGGGRRRVAVIGSGVAGLTAAYVLNRQDDVTLFEADSRLGGHAHTHDLPQPDGSSLGVDTGFIVHNERTYPTLLRLFAELGVETQDSEMSMSIRCDGCGLEYAGAREGGRGIIARPSSLLRGRYLLMLLEVTRFYRKARALLETTPVSAVNPELAAPEQTLGEFLERENFSSYFISHFMTPVVSAVWSCDPTTALAYPARYLFTFLGHHGMLGVKGSPQWRTVSGGSARYVEKLAATLADVRLNTPVTAVRRHELGVELVTEHGVEDFEAVVIATHPAQALGFLADATPAEKEALGGMPYSVNHTVFHRDPAVLPASDNAKASWNYRLPFCEARPDKVLVSYDLTRLQRLSPADGMPYLVSLGESELIADDRVLKRMVYEHPQYTPESLQAQQAIAGLSDSRIAYAGAYLGWGFHEDGALSGVRAAEALGRSWPVAQAADLPDSRDGGERELLSAAEPA; encoded by the coding sequence TTGTCACCTAACCCAGCAGTAAGCGGAGGCGGGCGACGGCGGGTGGCCGTCATTGGCAGCGGCGTGGCCGGCCTGACTGCCGCCTACGTCCTCAACCGGCAGGACGACGTCACGCTGTTCGAAGCGGATTCCCGGCTGGGAGGGCACGCGCACACGCATGACCTGCCGCAGCCGGACGGGTCCTCCCTGGGCGTCGATACCGGCTTCATCGTGCACAATGAACGGACGTACCCCACTCTGCTGCGGCTGTTCGCCGAACTGGGGGTAGAGACGCAGGATTCTGAAATGAGCATGTCCATCCGGTGCGACGGCTGCGGCCTGGAGTACGCCGGGGCCCGCGAGGGCGGACGCGGCATCATCGCCCGTCCCTCCAGCCTCCTGCGGGGCCGTTACCTGCTGATGCTGCTCGAGGTCACCCGCTTCTACCGGAAGGCCCGGGCCCTCCTGGAGACCACACCCGTTTCCGCGGTCAACCCGGAACTGGCCGCACCTGAGCAGACCCTTGGCGAGTTCCTGGAACGCGAAAACTTCAGCTCCTATTTCATCTCGCACTTCATGACCCCGGTGGTCAGCGCCGTGTGGTCCTGCGACCCCACCACCGCGCTGGCGTACCCCGCCCGCTACCTCTTCACGTTCCTGGGCCACCACGGCATGCTGGGCGTCAAAGGCTCGCCGCAGTGGCGGACGGTCAGCGGCGGCTCGGCCAGGTACGTCGAGAAGCTCGCCGCCACGCTGGCGGATGTCCGGCTCAACACGCCGGTGACCGCCGTCCGGCGCCACGAGCTTGGCGTCGAGCTGGTGACGGAACATGGCGTGGAGGATTTCGAGGCGGTTGTCATCGCCACCCATCCTGCGCAGGCCCTCGGATTCCTGGCCGATGCCACGCCTGCCGAAAAGGAAGCGCTGGGCGGGATGCCGTACTCCGTAAACCACACTGTCTTCCATCGGGACCCGGCCGTCCTGCCCGCCTCGGACAATGCCAAGGCCTCCTGGAACTACCGCCTGCCGTTCTGCGAAGCCCGGCCGGACAAGGTTCTGGTGAGCTACGACCTGACCCGGCTGCAGCGGCTCAGCCCGGCTGACGGCATGCCCTACCTGGTGAGCCTGGGGGAGTCGGAGCTGATTGCGGATGATCGGGTCCTCAAGCGGATGGTGTACGAGCACCCGCAGTACACCCCCGAGTCGCTGCAGGCCCAGCAGGCAATCGCGGGCCTCAGTGACAGCCGCATCGCGTACGCCGGTGCCTACCTCGGCTGGGGCTTCCATGAGGACGGCGCGCTTTCCGGCGTGCGGGCCGCCGAGGCGCTGGGCCGTTCCTGGCCCGTTGCCCAGGCTGCCGATCTGCCCGACTCCCGCGACGGCGGGGAACGGGAGCTGCTGTCCGCGGCGGAACCCGCATGA
- a CDS encoding DUF2004 domain-containing protein, which produces MSKVASRHFGEIELNHGRDHLIAAKHELRGHPLELDLNVTAHDHFDEAALHKVDYRLRFLPELVDEVRDMIAEELEQEGTSPQEYLHFHCNALKDEHLQKVFGISDRSQLTNEVFLKALKLGHVGIYPGQPERYFVLDFTLGEHFTDEVLVASADEDGVVDDEIVWES; this is translated from the coding sequence ATGAGCAAGGTAGCGAGCCGGCACTTTGGAGAGATTGAGCTCAACCACGGCAGGGATCACTTGATCGCCGCGAAGCATGAACTGCGCGGCCACCCGCTGGAACTCGACCTGAACGTGACCGCCCACGACCACTTCGACGAGGCCGCGCTGCACAAGGTGGACTACCGCCTGCGGTTCCTGCCCGAGCTCGTGGACGAGGTCCGGGACATGATCGCGGAAGAACTGGAGCAGGAAGGCACCAGCCCGCAGGAGTACCTGCACTTCCACTGCAACGCCCTCAAGGATGAGCACCTGCAGAAGGTCTTCGGAATATCAGACCGCAGCCAGCTCACCAACGAGGTGTTCCTGAAGGCCCTGAAACTCGGCCACGTGGGCATCTACCCCGGACAGCCCGAACGCTACTTCGTCCTGGACTTCACCCTGGGTGAGCATTTCACCGACGAGGTGCTGGTGGCCTCCGCCGACGAAGACGGCGTGGTGGACGACGAAATTGTGTGGGAGTCCTAG
- the nrdH gene encoding glutaredoxin-like protein NrdH: protein MTVTVYTKPACVQCNATYRALDKKGITYQSVDISQDAEALERLKALGYMQAPVVVTDQDHWSGFRPDKIEELALSAVSSVA from the coding sequence ATGACCGTAACGGTTTACACCAAGCCTGCTTGTGTTCAGTGCAACGCCACCTACCGGGCTCTCGACAAAAAGGGCATCACGTACCAGAGCGTTGACATCTCCCAGGACGCCGAAGCCCTCGAGCGACTGAAGGCACTGGGCTACATGCAGGCACCCGTTGTGGTCACGGACCAGGACCACTGGTCGGGTTTCCGCCCGGACAAGATCGAGGAACTGGCCCTCTCCGCCGTTTCCTCCGTGGCTTAA
- a CDS encoding DUF1365 domain-containing protein encodes MTTAPALYRTSISHVRRTPLKNAFTYRNYSWFVDVDQLPRLPFLLRPLAVFKAGDHLGDPHASIRSNVERYLRTQGIEPDGGAIHMLTSARVFGYVFNPLTLFWCYRTSGELECVVAEVHNTYGERHCYLLRTDAAGRASVPKAFYVSPFNDVSGQYRMKLPAPGERLAVSIVLQREGHRPFVASMDGIRRPATLRNILAAALAVPAAPLLVSALIRVQGITLWARRLPVVARPHHPSQEAVQ; translated from the coding sequence ATGACCACTGCCCCAGCCCTCTACCGCACGTCCATCTCGCACGTGCGGCGCACACCGCTGAAGAACGCGTTCACGTACCGCAACTACAGCTGGTTCGTGGATGTGGACCAGCTCCCGCGGCTACCGTTCCTGCTCCGGCCGCTGGCCGTGTTCAAGGCCGGTGACCATCTCGGGGATCCGCATGCCAGCATCCGCAGCAACGTGGAGCGCTACCTGCGCACCCAGGGCATAGAGCCCGACGGCGGCGCTATCCACATGCTGACCAGCGCCAGGGTTTTCGGTTACGTTTTCAACCCCCTGACGCTGTTCTGGTGCTATCGCACCAGCGGTGAGCTCGAGTGCGTGGTGGCCGAGGTCCACAACACGTACGGGGAGCGCCACTGCTACCTGCTCCGGACGGATGCGGCCGGCCGGGCTTCGGTGCCCAAGGCGTTCTATGTCTCACCCTTCAACGACGTAAGCGGGCAGTACCGGATGAAGCTGCCTGCGCCGGGGGAGCGGCTGGCGGTGTCCATCGTGCTGCAGCGCGAGGGCCACCGGCCCTTCGTGGCGAGCATGGACGGCATCCGCCGGCCCGCCACCCTCCGGAACATCCTTGCGGCCGCCCTTGCGGTGCCAGCCGCGCCGCTGCTGGTTTCCGCACTCATCAGGGTGCAGGGCATTACACTCTGGGCAAGACGCCTGCCCGTCGTCGCCCGGCCACACCACCCCTCACAGGAGGCAGTTCAATGA